In Melopsittacus undulatus isolate bMelUnd1 chromosome 6, bMelUnd1.mat.Z, whole genome shotgun sequence, the following proteins share a genomic window:
- the LOC101875410 gene encoding glycine receptor subunit alpha-4, whose amino-acid sequence MSPSDFLDKLMGRTSGYDARIRPNFKGPPVNVTCNIFINSFGSVTETTMDYRVNVFLRQQWNDPRLAYREYPDDSLDLDPSMLDSIWKPDLFFANEKGANFHEVTTDNKLLRIFKNGNVLYSIRLTLILSCPMDLKNFPMDIQTCTMQLESFGYTMNDLIFKWLEEQEAVQVAEGLTLPQFILRDEKDLGYCTKYYNTGKFTCIEVKFHLERQMGYYLIQMYIPSLLIVILSWVSFWINMDAAPARVGLGITTVLTMTTQSAGSRASLPKVSYVKAIDIWMAICLLFVFAALLEYAAVNFVSRQHKEFMRLRRRQRRQRMEEELVRESRFYLRGYGLSHCLQPKDGAGEGPSIYSPPPAGMLLREGESLHRRYIDRAKRIDTISRAVFPFTFLVFNIFYWVVYKVLRSEDIHSVP is encoded by the exons GTCCGCCCGTCAACGTGACCTGCAACATCTTCATCAACAGCTTCGGCTCCGTCACCGAGACCACCATG GACTACCGGGTGAACGTGTTCCTGCGGCAGCAATGGAACGATCCCCGCCTGGCTTACCGTGAGTATCCCGACGATTCCCTGGACCTCGACCCCTCCATGCTCGACTCCATCTGGAAGCCAGACCTGTTCTTCGCCAACGAGAAAGGGGCCAACTTCCATGAGGTCACCACTGACAACAAGCTGCTGCGCATCTTCAAGAACGGCAACGTGCTCTACAGCATCAG gCTGACTCTGATCCTGTCCTGCCCCATGGACCTCAAGAATTTCCCCATGGACATCCAGACCTGCACCATGCAGCTGGAGAGCT TTGGCTACACCATGAATGACCTCATCTTCAAgtggctggaggagcaggaggccGTGCAGGTGGCAGAGGGCTTGACGCTCCCGCAGTTTATCCTCAGGGATGAGAAGGACCTGGGCTATTGCACCAAGTACTACAACACAG GCAAGTTCACCTGCATCGAGGTGAAGTTCCACCTGGAGAGACAGATGGGTTATTACCTGATCCAGATGTacatccccagcctgctcaTCGTCATCCTCTCCTGGGTCTCCTTCTGGATCAACATGGATGCGGCACCAGCCCGGGTGGGCTTGGGCATCACCACTGTGCTCACCATGACCACACAGAGCGCTGGCTCCCGTGCCTCCCTGCCCAAG GTCTCCTATGTGAAGGCCATTGACATCTGGATGGCCATCTGCCTGCTCTTTGTCTTCGCTGCCCTGTTGGAGTACGCAGCCGTCAACTTCGTCTCTCGCCAGCACAAGGAGTTCATGCGCCTGCGCCGGCGCCAGCGGCGGCAGAGAATG GAGGAAGAGCTTGTCCGTGAGAGCCGCTTTTACTTGCGAGGCTATGGGCTGAGCCACTGCCTGCAGCCgaaggatggggctggggagggccCCAGCATCTACAGCCCCCCCCCAGCCGGGATGCTGCTGCGGGAAGGGGAGAGCCTCCACCGGCGCTACATTGACCGGGCCAAGCGCATCGACACCATCTCCAGAGCCGTCTTCCCCTTCACCTTCCTGGTCTTCAATATCTTCTACTGGGTCGTCTACAAAGTGCTGCGCTCAGAGGACATCCACTCGGTGCCCTGA
- the GLA gene encoding alpha-galactosidase A, with protein MAAAMAAVRWVLLAAAAMAAVLALDNGLARTPPMGWLHWERFLCGTDCGSDPHRCVSERLFVEMADVMAAEGWRDAGYEFICIDDCWMAPTRDEHGRLQADPKRFPSGIRKLADYVHSKGLKLGIYSDVGNKTCAGFPGSYNHYDLDAQTFASWGVDLLKFDGCNSDTLELLAEGYRRMSLALNRTGRSIVYSCEWPFYLRPVKQPNYTEIKQYCNHWRNFFDVYDSWSSIKSILDWTALHQDSIVKIAGPGGWNDPDMLVIGNFGLSWDQAVTQMAMWAIMAAPLFMSNDLRHISPEAKWLLQNKEVIAINQDPLGKQGYQITKDKNFELWERPLSGQAYAVAVLNQQEIGGPRNFTFPLTLLGNGLACNPACSVWQVLPASRDCGVYSWVSSLSVEVNPTGTVLLKVMAV; from the exons ATGGCGGCGGCGATGGCGGCGGTGcggtgggtgctgctggcagccGCGGCCATGGCGGCGGTGCTGGCGCTGGACAACGGGCTGGCACGGACACCGCCGATGGGCTGGCTGCACTGGGAGCGCTTCCTCTGCGGCACCGACTGCGGCTCCGACCCGCACCGATGCGTCAG CGAGCGGCTGTTTGTGGAGATGGCCGATGTGATGGCTGCTGAgggctggagggatgcaggCTATGAGTTCATCTGCATTGATGACTGCTGGATGGCTCCGACACGGGATGAGCACGGCAGGCTCCAGGCTGACCCAAAGCGGTTCCCCAGTGGGATCCGCAAGCTGGCTGACTAC GTCCATTCCAAGGGCCTCAAGCTGGGAATCTACAGTGATGTTGGGAACAAGACGTGTGCTGGCTTCCCTGGCAGCTACAACCACTATGACCTGGACGCACAAACTTTTGCCTCCTGGGGTGTGGACCTGTTGAAGTTTGACGGCTGCAACTCTGACAcgctggagctgctggcagaaG GTTACAGACGCATGTCTCTGGCCCTGAACAGGACTGGAAGGAGCATTGTGTACTCCTGTGAGTGGCCTTTCTATCTGAGGCCTGTGAAGCAG CCCAATTACACAGAGATCAAACAGTACTGCAATCACTGGAGGAACTTTTTTGATGTCTATGATTCCTGGAGCAGCATCAAGAGTATCTTGGACTGGACAGCACTTCACCAGGACAGCATTGTGAAGATAGCTGGGCCAGGGGGCTGGAACGATCCTGACATG CTGGTGATTGGAAACTTCGGGCTGAGCTGGGACCAGGCAGTGACTCAAATGGCCATGTGGGCTATCATGGCAGCTCCCCTCTTCATGTCCAACGACCTGCGGCACATTAGTCCTGAGGCCAAGTGGCTGCTCCAGAACAAAGAGGTGATCGCCATCAACCAGGATCCGTTGGGCAAGCAGGGATACCAGATCACCAAG GACAAAAACTTTGAGCTGTGGGAGCGGCCCCTGTCTGGCCAAGCCTATGCCGTGGCAGTGCTGAACCAGCAGGAGATTGGGGGACCCCGAAACTTCACCTTCCCCCTCACCCTCCTTGGCAACGGGCTGGCCTGCAACCCAGCATGCTCCGTGTGGCAGGTCCTGCCAGCCAGCAGGGACTGCGGGGTGTACAGCTGGGTGTCCTCGCTGAGCGTGGAGGTCAACCCAACAGGCACTGTGCTGCTCAAAGTCATGGCAGTATAG
- the RPL36A gene encoding large ribosomal subunit protein eL42 has product MVPVSSSSCPEPSGLRDKADPSQPTRCSQRAACAQDRGGAALAPCAPPLYSSPPPIRFRFPAAPPLRAAAGKMVNVPKTRRTYCKKCGKHQPHKVTQYKKGKDSLYAQGKRRYDRKQSGYGGQTKPIFRKKAKTTKKIVLRLECVEPNCRSKRMLAIKRCKHFELGGDKKRKGQVIQF; this is encoded by the exons ATGGTACCTGTCTCCTCCTCGTCCTGCCCGGAGCCGTCGGGGCTGCGGGACAAGGCTGACCCTTCCCAGCCCACCCGCTGCTCGCAGCgtgctgcctgtgcccaggaCAGAG GTGGCGCCGCTCTCGCTCCCTGCGCTCCTCCTCTCTATAGTTCACCCCCTCCCATCCGCTTCCGCTTCCCGGCCGCTCCTCCTCTTCGGGCCGCAGCCGGCAAGATG GTGAACGTCCCGAAAACCCGGCGGACATACTGCAAGAAGTGCGGCAAGCACCAGCCGCACAAAGTCACCCAGTACAAGAAGGGGAAGGACTCGCTCTACGCCCAGG GAAAAAGACGCTACGATAGGAAGCAGAGCGGCTATGGGGGCCAGACAAAGCCCATCTTCCGTAAGAAG GCTAAGACTACAAAGAAGATTGTGCTGAGGCTGGAGTGTGTGGAGCCCAATTGCAGGTCCAAGAGGATGCTGGCAATTAAGAGGTGCAAGCACTTTGAGCTGGGAGGAGACAAGAAGAGAAAG GGCCAGGTGATCCAGTTCTAA